One Glycine max cultivar Williams 82 chromosome 4, Glycine_max_v4.0, whole genome shotgun sequence DNA segment encodes these proteins:
- the LOC106798578 gene encoding uncharacterized protein, with protein MKKKMLVLSVQSQSSDTFLEEFFVDTGILAIKNADFDSIERLPLVTSGEIASTFHNPKSVKLGHCDLIEEIMIGEDKLIHFSGVAMEQECLPNEDPYAHLAIYIEICNTIRLAGVPADAIRLSLFSFSLSGEAKRWLHSFKGNSLKSWDEVVENFLKKYFLESKTTEGKAAISSFHQFPDESLSETLERFRGLLQKTPTHGFSEPVQLNIFIDGLRPQSKQLLDASTGGKIKMKTLDEAMDLIESMAASDIAILRDRAYIPTKKSLLELTSQDALLAQNKLLSKQLETLTETLSKLPT; from the exons atgaagaagaaaatgctTGTACTAAGTGTTCAAAGTCAGAGTTCAGACAC TTTTCTAGAGGAgttctttgttgatacaggaaTATTAGCTATTAAGAATGCTGATTTTGATAGCATTGAGCGTCTGCCTTTGGTAACTAGTGGTGAAATTGCGTCAACCTTTCACAATCCTAAGTCTGTTAAGCTTGGGCATTGCGACCTTATTGAGGAGATTATGATTGGCGAGGATAAACTGATTCATTTTTCTGGTGTTGCTATGGAGCAGGAAT GTTTACCCAATGAAGACCCTTATGCTCACTTGGCCATCTATATAgagatatgcaatactattaggttGGCGGGTGTGCCTGCGGATGCAATCAGGTTGAGTctgttctcattttctttatctggagaagctaagaggtggcttcattcTTTTAAAGGAAACAGTCTGAAGTCATGGGATGAAGTGGTAGAAAATTTCTTGAAGAAGTACTTCCTTGAATCAAAGACTACAGAAGGCAAAGCTGCCATCTCTTCCTTCCACCAATTTCCAGATGAATCGTTGAGTGAGACACTTGAAAGATTCAGAGGTTTATTGCAGAAGACTCCCACTCACGGTTTTTCAGAACCAGTACAGCTCAACATATTCATAGATGGGTTGAGACCACAATCTAAGCAGCTCTTGGATGCTTCAACTGGGGGTAAGATCAAAATGAAGACCCTTGACGAAGCAATGGACTTAATTGAAAGCATGGCTGCTAGTGACATAGCCATTTTGAGAGACCGAGCCTATATTCCTACCAAGAAGAGTTTATTGGAGCTAACCTCACAAGACGCtctgttggcacaaaacaagttgttgtCCAAGCAACTAGAGACACTAACAGAAACActcagtaagttgccaacttAG